One genomic region from Streptomyces sp. NBC_01304 encodes:
- a CDS encoding 3-hydroxybutyryl-CoA dehydrogenase: MSPRIDKVGVVGGGLMGAGIAEVCARAGLDTVVCEADAVAARAARERVALSLERAVQRGKLDRISAEDALNRLVFTGSLDDLADRRLVIEAVVENADAKTEIFAALDKIVEDPEAILATNTSSIPVMRLGMATQRADHVLGLHFFNPVPVLPLVEIVTSLHTTPQVADTVQEFVTRALGKTVVRSQDRAGFVVNALLIPYLLAAIRMAESGFATPTDVDSGMELGCAHPMGPLKLADLIGLDTVAAIAESLYEEFKEPLYAPPPLLQRMVEAGLLGRKSGRGFHHYDPH, from the coding sequence ATGAGTCCCCGGATCGACAAGGTGGGGGTGGTCGGCGGCGGGCTGATGGGCGCCGGCATCGCGGAGGTCTGCGCCCGCGCCGGACTCGACACCGTGGTCTGCGAGGCCGACGCGGTGGCCGCGCGGGCGGCCCGTGAGCGCGTCGCGCTGTCCCTCGAACGCGCCGTGCAGCGCGGCAAGCTGGACCGGATCTCCGCCGAGGACGCATTGAACCGGCTCGTCTTCACCGGCAGCCTCGACGATCTGGCCGACCGCCGGCTCGTGATCGAGGCGGTGGTCGAGAACGCGGACGCCAAGACGGAGATCTTCGCCGCACTCGACAAGATCGTCGAGGATCCGGAGGCGATCCTCGCCACCAACACCTCGTCGATTCCCGTGATGCGCCTGGGCATGGCCACACAGCGCGCGGACCACGTCCTCGGCCTGCACTTCTTCAACCCGGTCCCCGTCCTGCCCCTGGTCGAGATCGTCACCTCGCTGCACACCACGCCCCAAGTGGCCGACACGGTCCAGGAGTTCGTCACCCGAGCGCTCGGCAAGACCGTGGTCCGCTCCCAGGACCGCGCCGGGTTCGTCGTCAACGCCCTGCTGATCCCGTACCTTCTCGCGGCGATCCGCATGGCCGAGTCCGGATTCGCCACCCCGACCGACGTCGACTCCGGCATGGAGCTCGGCTGTGCCCACCCGATGGGCCCGCTCAAGCTGGCCGACCTGATCGGCCTCGACACCGTCGCGGCCATCGCGGAATCCCTCTACGAAGAGTTCAAGGAGCCCCTGTACGCCCCGCCGCCGCTGCTCCAGCGCATGGTGGAGGCGGGCCTGCTCGGCCGGAAGAGCGGGCGCGGCTTCCACCACTACGACCCGCACTGA
- the aceB gene encoding malate synthase A, translating to MATAPTTISRVQVLGPPGDRHDEILTPEALAFLGRLDAAFAARRFELLAERRRRAERIASGVPLDFPLTTAAVRADRDWRVAPPAPGLADRRVEITGPPERRITVNALNSGAQVWMADFEDATSPTWENIVGGQLNLLDAVERRIDFTAPDGKEYRLGAADDLATIAVRPRGWHLIEKHLVVDERPLPAALVDFGLYFFHCARRQIDAGRGPYFYLPKLENRYEARLWNDVFVLAQDLLGIPRGTVRATVLIETVTAAFEMEEILYELREHGAGLNAGRWDYLFSLIKTFGHRRDFVLPDRSKVTMTAPFMRAYTDLLVRTCHRRGAHAIGGMAAQVPGTDPQAREAALAKVRLDKEREAEDGFDGSWVAHPGLVPVCRDVFDGVLGNRPHQIERSRQDVDITPADLLGVRRTSGPPTPEGIRCDIEVALHYFAAWLQGRGAVAVHGLMEDAATADVARVQIWQWIRHGLVDRSAVIAVLDEETAALGAAYPWVPVDQARALFERTALGRDLPAFFTTDAYARHLVAVRPEARS from the coding sequence GTGGCCACCGCCCCAACCACCATCAGCCGCGTACAAGTTCTCGGCCCGCCCGGTGACCGGCACGACGAGATCCTGACCCCCGAGGCGCTCGCCTTCCTCGGCCGGCTCGATGCCGCCTTCGCCGCCCGCCGGTTCGAGTTGCTCGCCGAGCGCCGCCGCCGTGCCGAGCGGATCGCGTCCGGCGTTCCCCTCGACTTCCCGCTCACCACGGCGGCAGTCCGCGCCGACCGCGACTGGCGGGTCGCACCGCCCGCCCCCGGGCTCGCCGACCGCCGCGTGGAGATCACCGGGCCGCCCGAACGGCGGATCACCGTGAACGCCCTCAACTCCGGGGCCCAGGTGTGGATGGCGGACTTCGAGGACGCCACCTCACCGACCTGGGAGAACATCGTCGGCGGGCAGCTCAACCTGCTCGACGCCGTCGAGCGGCGCATCGACTTCACCGCACCCGACGGCAAGGAGTACCGTCTCGGCGCCGCCGACGACCTCGCCACCATCGCCGTACGCCCCCGCGGCTGGCACCTCATCGAGAAGCACCTCGTCGTCGACGAACGGCCGCTCCCCGCCGCGCTGGTGGACTTCGGCCTGTACTTCTTCCACTGCGCGCGACGGCAGATCGACGCGGGCCGCGGCCCGTACTTCTACCTGCCCAAGCTGGAGAACCGGTACGAGGCCCGGCTCTGGAACGACGTCTTCGTCCTCGCCCAGGACCTGCTAGGCATCCCCCGCGGCACCGTCCGCGCCACCGTCCTCATCGAGACGGTCACCGCGGCCTTCGAGATGGAGGAGATCCTCTACGAGCTGCGGGAGCACGGCGCCGGGCTCAACGCGGGCCGCTGGGACTATCTGTTCAGCCTGATCAAGACCTTCGGCCATCGCCGCGACTTCGTCCTGCCCGACCGCTCCAAGGTCACCATGACCGCCCCCTTCATGCGCGCGTACACCGACCTCCTGGTACGCACCTGCCATCGCCGCGGCGCACACGCCATCGGCGGGATGGCCGCCCAGGTGCCGGGCACGGACCCGCAGGCCCGCGAGGCGGCGCTGGCCAAGGTGCGGCTCGACAAGGAGCGCGAGGCCGAGGACGGCTTCGACGGCTCCTGGGTCGCCCACCCCGGCCTCGTCCCCGTCTGCCGCGACGTCTTCGACGGCGTACTCGGCAACCGGCCGCACCAGATCGAACGCAGCCGCCAGGACGTCGACATCACCCCCGCCGACCTGCTCGGCGTCCGCCGCACCAGCGGCCCGCCCACCCCGGAGGGCATCCGCTGCGACATCGAGGTCGCGCTGCACTACTTCGCCGCCTGGCTGCAGGGCCGGGGCGCGGTGGCCGTGCACGGCCTGATGGAGGACGCCGCCACCGCCGATGTCGCCCGCGTGCAGATCTGGCAGTGGATACGCCACGGCCTGGTGGACCGCAGCGCGGTCATCGCCGTCCTGGACGAGGAGACCGCCGCCCTCGGCGCCGCCTACCCCTGGGTCCCGGTCGACCAGGCCCGCGCCCTCTTCGAACGCACCGCCCTGGGCCGCGATCTGCCCGCCTTCTTCACCACCGACGCCTACGCCCGCCACCTGGTCGCCGTCCGGCCGGAGGCACGCTCATGA
- a CDS encoding aminoglycoside phosphotransferase family protein, translating into MVSTPPDGRAGIDAALVKRLLAAQFPQWGELPVTPVEVDGWDNRTYRLGDDKTVRLPTAASYALAVDKENHWLPRLAPSLPVAIPPVLARGVPGEGYPFPWSVRGWLAGETVARGRVDDMSALAVSVAGFLHALQRCETAGGPVAGEHSWYRGAAPDHYDAETRNCLHLLQGRVDTGRAAAVWEAALAAEWHGTPVWFHGDIAAGNLLVENGKLTAVIDFGTSGVGDPACDLVAAWGMFDGESREAFREAVDQDAGTWARARGWALWKALLVLSGCIDTDPEQAAVNRRVIDAVLADHDRFGSSRTA; encoded by the coding sequence ATGGTTTCGACACCTCCCGACGGCCGCGCCGGAATCGACGCCGCCCTGGTCAAGCGCCTGCTGGCCGCCCAGTTCCCGCAGTGGGGCGAGCTGCCCGTGACGCCGGTGGAGGTCGACGGCTGGGACAACAGGACCTATCGCCTCGGCGACGACAAGACGGTGCGGCTGCCCACCGCCGCCAGTTATGCCCTGGCGGTCGACAAGGAGAACCACTGGCTGCCCCGCCTCGCGCCGTCGCTGCCCGTGGCGATCCCGCCCGTGCTGGCCAGGGGCGTACCCGGCGAGGGCTATCCCTTCCCGTGGTCGGTGCGCGGGTGGCTGGCGGGGGAGACGGTCGCGCGCGGACGCGTTGACGACATGTCCGCCCTCGCCGTCTCGGTGGCCGGGTTCCTGCACGCGCTGCAGCGCTGCGAGACCGCCGGCGGTCCGGTCGCGGGCGAGCACAGCTGGTACCGGGGCGCCGCCCCGGACCACTACGACGCCGAGACCCGGAACTGCCTGCACCTGCTGCAGGGACGGGTCGACACCGGCCGGGCAGCCGCCGTCTGGGAGGCCGCACTCGCCGCCGAGTGGCACGGGACGCCCGTGTGGTTCCACGGCGACATCGCCGCCGGCAACCTGCTGGTCGAGAACGGCAAGCTGACGGCTGTCATCGACTTCGGCACCTCGGGCGTGGGCGACCCGGCCTGCGATCTGGTGGCCGCGTGGGGAATGTTCGACGGGGAGAGCCGGGAGGCGTTCCGCGAGGCGGTCGACCAGGACGCGGGGACGTGGGCGCGGGCCCGGGGCTGGGCCCTGTGGAAGGCGCTGCTCGTGCTGTCCGGCTGCATCGACACCGACCCGGAGCAGGCCGCGGTCAACCGGCGCGTCATCGACGCGGTACTCGCCGACCACGACCGCTTCGGCAGTTCGCGCACGGCCTGA
- a CDS encoding ABC transporter permease — protein MTAPPDDCLARNEWICGDYLSTRRQILTDAVLQHLQLTLVSVLIALVIAVPLALLARRWSAVAGPVLALTTVLYTIPSLAMFSLLLPAYGLSASLVIAGLVLYSLTLLVRNILAGLRAVPEETRQAARGMGYGPIRLLLTVELPLALPAAMAGLRIATVSAVSLVTVGAIVGFGGLGNLIYAGMNTYFKAQVLTASVLCVIIAIAADLLLLGAQRLLTPWQRG, from the coding sequence GTGACCGCGCCCCCCGACGACTGCCTCGCGCGCAACGAGTGGATCTGCGGCGACTACCTGAGCACCCGTCGCCAGATCCTCACCGACGCGGTCCTGCAGCACCTGCAGCTCACCCTCGTGTCCGTGCTCATCGCGCTGGTGATCGCCGTCCCGCTCGCGCTGCTCGCCCGCCGCTGGAGCGCGGTCGCGGGCCCGGTGCTCGCGCTCACCACCGTGCTCTACACGATCCCGTCCCTGGCGATGTTCTCGCTGCTGCTGCCCGCCTACGGGCTCTCCGCATCCCTCGTCATCGCGGGCCTCGTCCTTTACTCGCTCACGCTCCTCGTACGCAACATCCTCGCCGGACTGCGCGCCGTGCCCGAAGAGACCCGGCAGGCGGCCCGCGGCATGGGATACGGCCCGATCCGGCTGCTGCTCACCGTGGAACTGCCGCTCGCCCTGCCCGCCGCGATGGCCGGCCTGCGCATCGCCACCGTGTCGGCGGTCTCCCTCGTCACGGTCGGCGCGATCGTCGGCTTCGGCGGGCTCGGCAACCTCATCTACGCGGGCATGAACACCTACTTCAAGGCCCAGGTGCTCACCGCGTCCGTGCTGTGCGTGATCATCGCCATCGCCGCCGACCTGCTGCTGCTCGGCGCCCAGCGGCTCCTCACCCCCTGGCAGCGCGGATGA
- a CDS encoding NUDIX domain-containing protein: MTDGSANARVQFDGTGLVLAEDPERSGAYRFPRQDQDADGALSSLPLSAALHARIRPVGTAESVLRDWATGAPLPETAPWDDPAAAAPVRVRAGAIVLRDEHMLLIEFDEDGEVYFEIPGGGVEPGESLHDAVVRELREETALAGTVTGEVARVWKEGRREHYFLMSADGEVGDPALLDNYGGRPRWMPVHALPSTALWPRRLAWRIARWHTTGWPGQPAELADSIQDLRADCTW; this comes from the coding sequence ATGACGGACGGATCAGCCAACGCGCGCGTGCAGTTCGACGGGACGGGGCTCGTCCTCGCCGAGGACCCCGAGCGGAGTGGGGCCTACCGCTTCCCGCGCCAGGACCAGGACGCCGACGGCGCCCTGAGCTCGCTGCCGCTCAGCGCGGCGTTGCATGCCCGCATCCGTCCGGTCGGCACTGCGGAGAGCGTGCTCCGGGACTGGGCAACAGGCGCCCCGCTGCCGGAAACCGCGCCCTGGGACGACCCGGCCGCCGCAGCGCCGGTGCGGGTGCGGGCAGGCGCGATCGTCCTGCGTGACGAGCACATGCTCCTCATCGAGTTCGACGAGGACGGCGAGGTCTACTTCGAGATCCCCGGCGGCGGAGTCGAGCCCGGCGAGTCCCTGCACGACGCCGTCGTACGGGAGTTGCGGGAGGAGACCGCGCTGGCCGGGACCGTGACCGGTGAGGTGGCCCGGGTGTGGAAGGAAGGCCGGCGCGAGCACTACTTCCTGATGTCCGCCGACGGGGAGGTCGGCGACCCCGCCCTGCTCGACAACTACGGCGGCAGGCCCCGGTGGATGCCGGTCCACGCGCTGCCGAGCACGGCCCTGTGGCCCCGGCGGCTGGCCTGGCGCATCGCCCGGTGGCACACGACGGGCTGGCCCGGGCAGCCCGCCGAACTGGCCGACAGCATCCAGGACTTGCGGGCCGACTGCACCTGGTGA
- a CDS encoding acyl-CoA-like ligand-binding transcription factor, whose translation MNPVNSRPEISLAQRKRQLVADELTEAALQLLVEKGFDAVTVDEIVATAGVSKRTFFRYFASKEDVVVQFLADMGTGMRSGLAARPAKERPSVALRHAVTVPLAACADRSDHAERALRVVQLILRTPALLARFLERQAQWRDDLAAELADRSGLDPDGDLYPQLAAGMALTAFHAVLQRWSGSDGSQDPAELIDQAFKVLTPALDAVPNRRTGRAG comes from the coding sequence GTGAACCCGGTGAACTCCCGCCCCGAAATCAGCCTGGCCCAGCGCAAGCGTCAGCTCGTCGCGGACGAGCTGACCGAAGCCGCGCTCCAACTCCTCGTGGAGAAGGGCTTCGACGCGGTCACCGTCGACGAGATCGTGGCCACGGCGGGGGTCTCCAAGCGGACGTTCTTCCGATACTTCGCGTCGAAGGAGGACGTGGTCGTCCAGTTCCTGGCCGACATGGGCACCGGTATGCGCAGCGGGCTCGCGGCCCGGCCGGCGAAGGAGCGGCCCTCGGTGGCACTGCGGCACGCCGTCACGGTGCCGCTCGCCGCCTGCGCCGACCGCTCGGACCACGCCGAGCGGGCGCTGCGCGTGGTGCAGCTGATCCTGCGCACCCCGGCCCTGCTCGCCCGCTTCCTGGAGCGCCAGGCGCAGTGGCGCGACGACCTGGCGGCGGAGCTCGCGGACCGCTCGGGGCTCGACCCCGACGGCGACCTGTACCCGCAGCTGGCCGCCGGGATGGCGCTGACCGCCTTCCACGCCGTGCTCCAGCGGTGGAGCGGCAGCGACGGTTCGCAGGACCCCGCCGAACTGATCGACCAGGCGTTCAAGGTCCTCACCCCCGCCCTGGACGCCGTCCCCAACCGCCGGACGGGCCGGGCGGGTTGA
- a CDS encoding oxidoreductase has protein sequence MTQQKRWNAEHIPDQTGRIFLVTGANSGLGLATTRALARRGAQVILAVRDEEKGRRAMADITAEQPGARLEVRPLDLADLDSVRAFAEKVRVDHPRIDVLINNAGLMAPPRTLSAQGHELQFAVNHLGHFALTGLLLDLLSGAPDSRVVTVSSANHRQGSLYFDDLTGERRYKPMAFYNQSKFANAVFGRELHRRLDAAGSAVRSVLAHPGYTATNLQSGTPVALVRLLFGRVLAPLAQAPADGALSQLYAATEPEVRGGEFIGPGGMAELRGAPVRVELSKAAADPQLGARLWDLSEKLTGVRFTLPTPMPA, from the coding sequence ATGACGCAACAGAAGCGCTGGAATGCCGAACACATCCCGGACCAGACCGGGCGGATCTTCCTCGTCACGGGAGCCAACAGCGGCCTGGGCCTGGCGACGACGCGGGCCCTCGCCCGCCGCGGCGCGCAGGTGATCCTCGCGGTGCGCGACGAGGAGAAGGGCCGGCGGGCGATGGCCGACATCACCGCCGAGCAGCCGGGCGCGCGCCTGGAGGTGCGCCCGCTCGACCTCGCCGACCTCGACTCGGTCCGGGCCTTCGCCGAGAAGGTGCGCGTCGACCACCCCCGTATCGACGTACTCATCAACAACGCCGGCCTGATGGCGCCGCCCCGCACGCTGAGCGCGCAGGGCCACGAGCTGCAGTTCGCCGTGAACCATCTCGGGCACTTCGCGCTCACCGGGCTGCTGCTCGACCTGCTGTCCGGCGCGCCCGACTCCCGTGTGGTCACGGTGAGTTCGGCCAACCACCGCCAGGGGAGCCTCTACTTCGACGACCTCACCGGGGAGCGCCGGTACAAGCCCATGGCCTTCTACAATCAGTCGAAGTTCGCCAACGCCGTGTTCGGGCGCGAGCTGCACCGGCGCCTCGACGCGGCGGGCAGCGCGGTGCGCAGCGTCCTCGCCCACCCCGGCTACACCGCAACCAACCTGCAGTCGGGCACGCCGGTCGCCCTGGTGCGGCTGCTGTTCGGCCGGGTCCTCGCCCCGCTGGCCCAGGCCCCGGCCGACGGCGCCCTGTCGCAGCTGTACGCGGCGACCGAGCCGGAGGTGCGCGGTGGCGAGTTCATCGGCCCGGGCGGCATGGCCGAGCTGCGCGGGGCCCCGGTGCGGGTGGAGCTGTCGAAGGCGGCAGCCGATCCCCAACTGGGCGCTCGGCTCTGGGACTTGTCGGAGAAGCTGACCGGGGTACGGTTCACACTCCCGACACCAATGCCTGCCTGA
- a CDS encoding ABC transporter permease, whose amino-acid sequence MKTLTDAWDWLTDGSHWSGADGIWHRLTEHLVLTVVCLLISCLIALPVALVLGHLGKGGALAVNISNVGRAVPTFAVLVLLLLTPLGKYGQGPTVVALVLFAVPPLLTNAYVGMRGVDQDVVRAARGMGMTGWQQLWRVELPLALPMILNGVRIAAVQLVATATIAALAGGGGLGRIITAGFNLASTAQVVAGAVLVAAFALLVEAVFEIAERLAPGWARGRAEA is encoded by the coding sequence ATGAAGACACTCACCGACGCCTGGGACTGGCTCACCGACGGATCCCACTGGTCGGGGGCCGACGGCATCTGGCACCGGCTCACCGAGCACCTGGTCCTGACCGTCGTCTGTCTGCTGATCAGCTGTCTGATCGCGCTGCCCGTCGCCCTGGTCCTCGGCCACCTGGGCAAGGGCGGCGCGCTCGCCGTGAACATCTCCAACGTCGGCCGGGCGGTGCCCACCTTCGCCGTCCTCGTGCTGCTCCTGCTCACCCCGCTCGGGAAATACGGGCAGGGCCCCACCGTGGTCGCCCTGGTCCTGTTCGCCGTGCCACCGCTGCTCACCAACGCGTACGTCGGGATGCGCGGCGTCGACCAGGACGTGGTGCGGGCCGCCCGGGGCATGGGCATGACGGGATGGCAGCAGCTGTGGCGGGTCGAGCTGCCGCTGGCGCTGCCGATGATCCTCAACGGCGTACGGATCGCGGCCGTACAGCTCGTGGCGACCGCGACGATCGCCGCGCTCGCGGGCGGCGGCGGGCTCGGGCGGATCATCACGGCGGGCTTCAACCTCGCGTCCACCGCGCAGGTCGTCGCGGGCGCCGTGCTGGTCGCGGCGTTCGCGCTGCTCGTGGAGGCCGTCTTCGAGATCGCGGAACGGCTCGCGCCCGGCTGGGCGCGGGGGAGGGCCGAGGCATGA
- the aceA gene encoding isocitrate lyase, with translation MAQARTTAEELRQRWATDPRWQGIERTYTAEDVVRLSGSVREEHTLARRGAERLWRELHERDYVHALGALTGGQAVQQVRAGLRAIYLSGWQVAADANQAGHTYPDQSLYPVNSVPQVVRRINNALLRADQIATAEGGSDTTDWLAPIVADAEAGFGGPLNAFELTKAMIAAGAAGIHYEDQLASEKKCGHLGGKVLVPTAQHIRTLNAARLAADIADVPTLVVARTDALAANLLTSDVDERDAQFVTGERTAEGFYRVHNGMAPVIARGLAYAPYADLIWVETGTPDLAQAREFAEALHAEHPDQMLAYNCSPSFNWKAALDDDQIAKFQRELGAMGYRFQFITLAGFHSLNHGMFDLARGYADHGMTAYVDLQEREFAAQEHGFTAVRHQREVGTGYFDLVSTAVNPASSTTALRGSTEESQFH, from the coding sequence ATGGCGCAGGCACGCACGACGGCCGAAGAGCTGCGGCAGCGGTGGGCGACGGACCCGCGTTGGCAGGGGATCGAGCGCACCTACACCGCCGAGGACGTCGTACGCCTGTCCGGCAGCGTCCGCGAGGAGCACACCCTCGCCCGGCGCGGCGCCGAGCGGCTCTGGCGCGAACTGCACGAACGGGACTACGTCCACGCGCTCGGCGCGCTCACCGGCGGGCAGGCCGTGCAGCAGGTGAGGGCCGGCCTGCGGGCGATCTATCTGTCGGGCTGGCAGGTCGCCGCCGACGCCAATCAGGCCGGTCACACCTACCCCGACCAGAGCCTGTACCCGGTCAACTCCGTTCCCCAGGTGGTGCGTCGGATCAACAACGCGCTGCTGCGCGCCGACCAGATCGCCACCGCCGAAGGGGGCAGCGACACGACCGACTGGCTCGCGCCGATCGTCGCCGACGCGGAGGCCGGATTCGGCGGCCCGCTCAACGCCTTCGAACTCACCAAGGCGATGATCGCCGCCGGCGCGGCGGGCATCCACTACGAGGACCAGCTGGCCTCGGAGAAGAAGTGCGGCCACCTCGGCGGCAAGGTGCTCGTGCCCACCGCCCAGCACATCCGCACCCTCAACGCGGCCCGCCTCGCCGCCGACATCGCCGATGTGCCGACCCTCGTCGTCGCCCGCACGGACGCGCTCGCCGCGAACCTGCTGACCAGCGATGTCGACGAGCGCGACGCGCAGTTCGTGACGGGGGAGCGCACGGCAGAGGGCTTCTACCGGGTGCACAACGGCATGGCTCCGGTCATCGCACGCGGTCTCGCCTACGCCCCGTACGCCGACCTGATCTGGGTCGAGACCGGCACCCCCGACCTGGCGCAGGCCCGCGAGTTCGCCGAGGCCCTCCACGCCGAGCACCCGGACCAGATGCTCGCGTACAACTGCTCGCCCTCCTTCAACTGGAAGGCGGCCCTCGACGACGACCAGATCGCCAAGTTCCAGCGGGAGTTGGGCGCGATGGGGTACCGCTTCCAGTTCATCACCCTGGCCGGCTTCCACTCGCTCAACCACGGCATGTTCGACCTGGCGCGCGGCTACGCGGACCACGGCATGACGGCGTACGTCGATCTGCAGGAGCGGGAGTTCGCGGCCCAGGAGCACGGCTTCACCGCGGTGAGGCATCAGCGTGAGGTCGGCACGGGCTACTTCGATCTGGTGTCGACCGCCGTCAACCCGGCGTCCTCGACGACTGCGCTGCGCGGCTCGACGGAGGAATCGCAGTTCCACTAG
- a CDS encoding (2Fe-2S) ferredoxin domain-containing protein, with protein sequence MPAKPVSSAQNQVAGAADRRAPCRVVVCRDCCCGSPKVIGVDHAAQTARLRAQAPVRIAECLDVCDQANVIVVQPSAAGRAAGARPVWLGLVNDAAATEDIVDWVRAGGPGIAPLPEILDLYTFTPPRRRSVW encoded by the coding sequence ATGCCCGCGAAGCCTGTCAGTAGTGCGCAGAACCAGGTGGCGGGGGCGGCGGACCGCCGGGCGCCGTGCCGGGTCGTCGTGTGCCGGGACTGCTGCTGCGGCAGCCCCAAGGTGATCGGCGTCGACCATGCCGCGCAGACCGCACGGCTGCGTGCTCAGGCGCCGGTACGCATAGCCGAGTGCCTGGACGTGTGCGACCAGGCCAACGTGATCGTCGTCCAGCCCTCCGCCGCCGGCCGGGCGGCGGGTGCGCGGCCGGTGTGGCTGGGCCTGGTCAACGACGCCGCCGCGACCGAGGACATCGTCGACTGGGTGCGCGCGGGCGGCCCCGGCATCGCGCCGCTGCCGGAGATCCTCGACCTGTACACCTTCACCCCGCCGAGGCGCCGCTCGGTGTGGTGA
- a CDS encoding ABC transporter substrate-binding protein, with protein sequence MRRRLAATALAVLLTGCATGPALENQGEVTAPPGDSSSLTIGSAGFTESELLAHMYASLLSQAGYKTKLLTVANRELYEPAMESGQIDVVPEYAATFADWLNAKANGPDAEPVASPDLDATMTALRRLATPRGLTVLPPGKAVDQNAYAVAGSYAAEHHLKTLSDLGRSGLPVRLAAGDECVKRSFCAPGLKKVYGIDITAVDPKGFGTVPAKQAVQNGQDQMVATTTTDATLTEFGLVLLADDKKLQNADYIVPVVNRSRAGSERVAKALDKVNDVLTTADLASMNQQVDSWRRLPEDVAEAYLESKGLLK encoded by the coding sequence ATGAGGCGCCGACTGGCCGCGACCGCCCTCGCCGTGCTGCTCACCGGGTGCGCCACCGGGCCCGCGCTGGAGAACCAGGGCGAGGTCACCGCCCCGCCGGGCGACAGCAGTTCGCTGACCATCGGCTCGGCCGGATTCACCGAGAGCGAGCTCCTCGCGCACATGTACGCGAGCCTCCTCAGCCAGGCCGGATACAAGACCAAGCTCCTGACCGTGGCCAACCGCGAGCTGTACGAACCCGCCATGGAAAGCGGCCAGATCGACGTCGTCCCCGAGTACGCCGCCACCTTCGCGGACTGGTTGAACGCCAAGGCCAACGGCCCCGACGCCGAGCCCGTGGCCTCCCCGGACCTCGACGCCACGATGACGGCCTTGCGCCGCCTCGCCACCCCGCGGGGCCTCACCGTCCTGCCGCCCGGAAAGGCCGTCGACCAGAACGCCTACGCGGTCGCCGGCTCCTACGCCGCGGAGCACCACCTCAAGACCCTCTCCGACCTCGGCAGGTCGGGCCTTCCGGTGCGGCTGGCGGCGGGCGACGAATGCGTCAAACGCTCGTTCTGCGCACCGGGGTTGAAGAAGGTCTACGGCATCGACATCACCGCCGTCGACCCCAAGGGCTTCGGCACCGTGCCCGCCAAGCAGGCCGTGCAGAACGGCCAGGACCAGATGGTCGCCACGACCACCACCGACGCCACGCTCACCGAGTTCGGCCTGGTGCTCCTCGCCGACGACAAGAAGCTGCAGAACGCCGATTACATCGTGCCCGTCGTGAACCGCTCCCGGGCCGGCAGCGAGCGCGTCGCCAAGGCGCTGGACAAGGTCAACGACGTACTGACGACGGCCGATCTCGCGTCCATGAACCAACAGGTGGACAGCTGGCGGCGGTTGCCCGAGGACGTCGCCGAGGCCTATCTGGAATCCAAGGGGCTGCTGAAATGA